GAGCCGTAAACACAAACCAGATTATTTGCATTTTCTTTATATGTCACGCGGTTCCATCGCAGAAACTGAGTATTTATTACATTTAGCAAATGGGTTAAAGTATTTAAGTGATTCAGAGTTTAAACAGTTAGACAAACCAAGACAAGAGACTGCAAAGACGCTATTTGGTCTCATCGAATCAGTAGGTAAAGAGGTCAAAAATG
Above is a window of bacterium DNA encoding:
- a CDS encoding four helix bundle protein, which gives rise to MRDYKNIKAYQLADNLTMEVYKATKHFPKEELYGLTSQLRRAVVSVTTNIVEGASRKHKPDYLHFLYMSRGSIAETEYLLHLANGLKYLSDSEFKQLDKPRQETAKTLFGLIESVGKEVKN